TCAGTGATTGATGAAAATTTGACTAGTGGTTTGTGCTAAAAATAAAGTAGCATAGAAAACATCAGTGTATCATAGGAAATATTTTGGTATACACACTGAGTTATAAACATTCTCGTGGCTGGTTTTAGTTAATGAAGTTTGGGGATATTAATCCATTTTTACATTGCAGCCAGATTGGTCTTTCTGATCAGATCATGTTATTCACTCCTTGCTTAAAAGTCCTTCAGTGACTTCTCCGTGTCTTCCTGGTAAGGTTGGAACTCCTTAGCACGCAACATgtttaaggtttttttgtttaaatactATAAAGTAAGTTTGTCTGGTTTTCAAATAGAAATTGATGAATAGTTGAGTTGAAATACAGATTCCTCTTCTCTCAACAAAGTTTGCCCAattgttttatactttttaacaattttttttacattgaaggactctctttcattttataatagaatgttccagaaataaataatgaaaacagtgaaagaactaaaaaatcagaaaatgccATCATACAGAAATACAATTCTGGGCAagaaataatggaagaaaatactaAGAGTTTTTATTCAGATGCTGAAGatagagaagaggaggaaaagaaagaccTACCTATTGAAGAAATCATCACAGAAGGTAACCATAAAATTAAGGTTAATTCTAACTTGTGTATTGAGAtcccccccccatacacacacacacaaaggaactGCTAAAGTACTATGTAGGGCCCTCTATGAAATTTGAGGGAATATTGATTATAGTCTTTGCTTTGAGGACCACATAGGATAGTCTTTTCATTTGCATATATCAAGAAAACAAGCAACCTTCAAACAGTCAATATTTATCAATAGTTTTGGGAAAAGGTACTATTTCTGCCTCTCCTCATTTCTTATTCCTTGACCTATTTTTGCATTCttattttgccttcatttctttgaGAATGTTCTCTGGGTCACCAATAGCTTTCTGATGAATGACTAGTGTACTTTTCTTAATTCAAATGACCctctttattgaaattatttaCTAATGCTTCCATTTGAAAATAGTTGTTTAAAGATGGTACTGATTGAAGGTCAACAACCACTTGGTGGAGATGTTGTAGAAAGAATGTACTTCAAACCTTAAATTTAATTCTAGATTATTTTATCTATACTTAAGATTTGTTATCTATGGTTAGAACACAGAGGAATAAAATTAATGTCTTGGTCAAGTAGATATCCTATTCATTTGTTCAGAACTCttccagaatttaaaaatatttatagggtAGTGAATAGAAAAGTGACAGTTGTTAGATTCAAAGAAGGCAGTTTCTTCTGCACAATTGCTGGAATGGACTAGGTATAATAGAAATTAAGAGTGGAACCTATCAGAATAGATAAATTTTTATCAGCTCTGTTTATAAGACTGTGTTATGTGTCCAAACAACAATAGacaagagatataaaaaaaaaaaacatgttgtaGCACCCCAGCTTACTtcccctttctttaaaaaattacttttgctgttatataataaaaattcaataggGAAAAGTTGAATAGGTAGCATCTAAATATATGCTTGTTATACTAAAAAGAACtcaatatttatgtaaaattgacATTGTTATGTTTGTGTAATTGTTGATCAGTAAAATAAGGATAAATGTTTTTACAAATACTGGTGATACATGTTTTATAAAAGcattagtatataaaataaaatttaactgtgTCTTCATCATGACAGGTTTACAGCTTTTTGAAAAAAGTGTCAGGAATGAAATTGATACTACTGTCTCTCAGGATGAAAATCAAAGTGAAATCTCCCTAAGCAAGGCCCTCTACCTAGATAAAGATGTAATTAGTCAAAAACAAACTGTGAATGTTACTCACTGTAGAAAATCAGTTActgcagaaataaaatacaaggtaGTCGTGGAAAAAGACAATGAATGTACAGAATTTAAAGCACAAAATAATCCACTTTTAGTGGTGGATCTATCAACAGAAACCAAAAAAATACCCTTAGAAAGAATGGAAGGATTAGATCTTCATCACACAGATATACATCTGGAAATTGAAAATAACAGAGCCTCGTTTAACAATGTTGTAAATGAGACAGCTTGCAATAGGAATAATAAAGAAGTTTCTGAACATAAACCATTTGAACAACAATTCAGATTGCACCTGGAGACTCAAGAAAATGCTACAGGGAAGGAAATTATTAATAGTGCCCAAACCAAAACAGATTTAGATTCATCTCCAGATATAAAAATGATTCCTGGTCAGTGTGAGAAGTATGGTTCACAGGATTCAAGTCATATTATATTAGATGataaacaatgtaaaataaaacaaatacaactATTCAATAAAAAAAGTGAATACAGCATATTACCTTTTAAACAAACTTCAAATATTCAGCAAATATGTCAAGATACTTCAGAGAAAACTGAACTTATTCCTCCCTGTGATGTAGTAATTAACCATCTCATTTCATCTGCTGCCTTCGATGATAATGTGAAAGCACTTAAGAATACAGATAACAGTATTAGTATTACACCTACATTGGAGAAATTCAGCTCAATCCCGGGAGAAAGAGCTGTGTGGAAAAATATGAATGATATGCAAAATCATCAATTTAAGAACTGTTTGGGatatttagaagacaatatcACCATTTCCCATCTTCAGGTTAATGATGAGAATAGTCATACATCACAAGCCAAAGATTTCAAAACTGATGTTCATATGAAAACTTCCAAAGAAATAGAGTTTTCCAATGAGAGTCAGATTGATGAGAATCAGATAACTGAAGTCACAAAAAATGACCTCTTCCTTTTTGTAAATGTGAATGAAACACAGCATATGTTGTTAAATAAcacagagaaaacagagtcaTTAAATGGCATAGTTTCAGGAAAAATGTACAGTGAAGGTCAGCTGGAAGAATCAGATTCATTTCACATAAAGCCATCTGGTGATTTAGTAAACAGAAGTGGAAGGTCAACCTTTGATCTTTTCACTTCAGataaaaaaactgagaaaactcCAGTGTACATGAATTTTTTAGACCCTGATCCTTGGTCAAAAGTAAATCAAACTGAGAGTCAAACAGTGAACACTTCAACTTCTAGCATTCCTTTGTTGCTGAAAGAGAGACCAGTAGGtccaacagaaaataaaaagagaatttcaAAGATCATTTGTGAAAAAGCTGGTGTGGATGATGACAGAAAGGATATTGGACCGGGTAAGAAAATAAGGTTATATTTTAATTCCCCAAATTTGTTTTACTAATTATTATTCTTGATAAAAGTCTCTAAAAAGATTGTGTTCAGTGAAAATGTTTATACTAAATGATTTTGCCCCTAAGCTAATATACTGCAAACACATAGATATGTAAAAGcagaaaagatttatttaaatataagtgAGCTTCTTTTAACCTAATTCTGGGCCAGTATTATTAATGTACAATcacatttggaaattttttaaaagttttttttccctaccattatcaagaaaagcaaaaacaaccaACAGTTCTGAgtcattaattttaaattaggaATAACTACctaatctgattccttttttactttttagagcAAATGAATTTAGTGACTGAGGGTTCTGACAATGTGCATGTTTACTCCTTTTCTCTCTATACTCTCAGCATCCTTAAAGATTTCCTTCCCAAGAAAAGGGATCTCATGAGaatagaagagagaccagtagTGTAGAGGAAGGGAATCAGTGAGAAGGAGGGCAAGCAgaggtactggggaattaaattgaccaaattgaagttaagtgcatgtatgaatgtcATAATGAATCCCGttattattcataattattatgcaccaataaaaaattttaaaaacttctttcccTCAAAACCACATTATAATTTCTATGTCAGTTTCATCTCCtagttttctcctttccttcagtTTTTCGAATATCTGTTCCTTTAGCACCACCACAAATTCATTTTGTTCTTCTCATTTTATAAGCAAGTGAAGCATCACAGTTTATATTATTGATATCAGTCACTCTTTAAACACTTATGTACCTATTATATTCAAATTTAAACACCTTTCAGAGCAGAGGGGCTGTTTTATTCCTAAAAATAAGCACATGAAGTGACATGGTATCCaagttttgctttaaaatactctaggaaaaaaataggagGGAGCTGTTAGATGAACTTACATTGCTTAATATTGATGTTGAAGTTGGTTGTAGGTACATTGAGGTTCACATAATCAATGTGTTTTTCacagttttaatatttaaaaacatgctaAGAATAGGTAGTATATAAACACTTATGTACCTGTTAtgttcaaatttaaataaattgaagataAAAGCAATAATCTGTAAttatgagaaaaaatgtttgctaatagCTATCTCATAAAGTTGTCAAGagtgttaaaaaagaaattcttaagttttgcttgtttgtttttagtactggggttgaacccaggggcactttactattgagctatatccccacccctttttgtcttttttaaatatttttttatttgtagttggacacgatacctttattttatttatttttacgtgctgctgaggatagaacccagggcctcgcacatgctaggtgagcacaataccgctgagccacaacctcagtccctatccccatccctttttaatttatattttgagatggagtcttgctaaattgccctggctggccttgaacttgcaatcctcctgccttaccctcttgattacaagcatgcaccagcACACACAGAAAACTGTGGGTTTAACAATGTACATTTAGACCCATTAAAGAAATGTGTATTACAAGGAAATCCTGCTTTTTATGGTCTCAGATTAAACAGGTTTCTTTTTCAAagtaaactgagaaaaaaaattaaataatatttgggGATTAAAACCAAAATAATCATACCTTTACTAGCACCAGTAGGAAGGAATGTAGAGGAAAGCAGAAAACACCAAAATACTATATAACCTCATTTCCCaaactgtcattttttaaaaatataataaattatacttcatattCTATTGAGTTGGTCAATTGCTGCTTTAGGGTCTGATGTAacactttctattttttcagaGGTTCTGGAGAAATGTCTAGCATTCTGTAGAAATTGAACTTGTAAAATACTCATTAAATACTGTTATCTTCTAATTTTTACAGTTGATTTATTTAACCTATTTATTAAAGCCCATCGATCTCTCTTTTAAATAGCCTTTTTGAGGGCTTGTTACTACAATCAGTTTCTTCAAATTAGTTTATCACATCTGGCACTGAGCTTGTTCAAActtaaaatggtaattttataaatgtttatgtgtgtgtgggcaAAGTAGTAATGGGGGAAGGGAAGCTAGCATTTtagaagttgttttattttagaagatatttataccaccttatttttttatgtgaaattataGTGATTAGGTTTTATAAAGGAGCAATAATAAAATCTTGTTTTGTGAAATGAAATGCTTAGTGTAAGAGGAAAGTCTAGGAAAACTATAAGATTCGTAGTAAAGAGatattgttgctttttaaatacaaaagcaCAGGATGAGAGAGAAAGTTCAGTCACTAAAATGAGTGCCTAGAGAATAAAATTCGGTTGTTGCCATTTCCTCTTTGTCAATCAGATACTACCACCATTAACAGAGTTGCTGACACTTTGAATAACTGGAGTATCCATCCAGATCCCAAGGGAGAGCCCAGTGAAGAGAGGAATGCAACTGCAAAGACTTTTTATGATTCCTCTTTTCCCACAGAACATGtaagtcaattaaaaatattgcCGAGCAGACCTTAGTGAGCTAATTCTACAGATATGTGTAGAACTGTATGCATCTGGATGCTTTAAGACCTAACTGATCTCCAAAATAATATCAAGAGGGCAACATGGCACCATTTTTCACAATTAAGGTTGATAGAAAACAGCAGGAAAAAGTCACAGTGTATAAATCAAATAGATACAATCCAGCCTGTTTGGGGAAGGAGAGGATGAGGCATCATACTATGTACTTCTACTTTTTAGTCACTTAAGTTTAGAAATAGTGACATTTTagtgtttaaattttataataaagacGCTTAAAAATAAGCTAAGCAAATCTAGTTTTTAATAATGCCTTGTTTAGTTTATATTATCTTtggaaactgagaaaaaaatagaaaacagtatAAAAGGATAAAATATCCATAATGTGATGATAGTAAGTATGAATGTATATACTGAAGTATTTGTACAGCTCATATGGTTCCCAGGAGTCCATTTGTCATAAAGAAAAGCAACTAACTACAGCTGACAGGttatttggttaaatttattaaGTTCTATGTCTTGTGCAGAACTTTAGCAAAAAGTCTGTGCTGTTCAAGTCTTAAAAGACAAGTACAACTGACAAAGATGatctaaaatgttatttataaacCAACTGCACAATGAGATTTTAAAGttactgtatattttatatttgagacaGCTTTCTCTTTATCATGTACAAAAAAACCATAGCACTAACACATCCTTAATAAGTAACAACTTTTAACAATATACTTTATTAATTGGAGAACCTCAAATGAGATAGCACAATTCTTTGGCAGAGCTGAAACAAAAATCAGATCTGTCCTTTTTCTTCCTAactagttatatatgacagcagaatgcatttcaactttTCACATTTTAGAAACTGGAAAACTGCAGTCTAATTTCAAGTTTGTGTGTACAAGTATGTATTTATAATAGAGATCAGTAAATCTGGCACTGGAAAACCTAGGTTCTGGTCTTGGTCAATTGGGTAAGTCAGAGTTAAAGCAAAAAGGAAGCTAGAGAGCAAAGCTAGATACCCTGTTGCTAATTAGATCAAAACCacaatatgggctggggttgtggctcagaggtagagtgttcgcctaccatgtgtgaggcaccaggttcaatcctcagcacctcataaaaaaataaaaacaaagatattgtgtccacctataactaaaaaatatttaaaaaaacccacattCTACCTTCAAACATCTTAGGGGATGATGAAAAATTCACAATTTCCTTCAAAGTCCATTTTTATAAGTAACCTAATACGGAAGTTCTTTGTGTCTAATTCCTAGTTTTCTTCCTgcaattaatgttatttttaaaaatttacatttgtagaATTTATAACCTTTTGAAAGAAACATTCCCACAACATCCTGTAaggtaaatacatttttttttctattttgcagatgaggaaacagtgatataaaagtaaaattattttccaaggtCATTGAGACATTATCTGCAGTGAATCTATGCTAGATGTCTTGGCTCTTAATCAAATGTTGAATTACGCTTTTTCAACtttcataatagaaaaatttcttctcaaaaaTACTGGTacatggggctggagttgtggctcagtgctctaagcacttgcctaacgtgtgaggcactgggttcaattctcagcaccacatgtaacaTGGGACAAAATCAAAGTAGATCTTCCTAGTAAGTAAAACAGTACAGCAAAGCTACACCCATTCCTTTTCATATGGTGCTTCTGCACTGCAATGACAGGATTAGGCAGTTGTGAAAAGTCTACAAAcctcaaaatatatattatctgATTCTTGGCAGGGAAAAAGTTTGCCAAATCTGCtgtaaatgaacacaaatgaattttgtatttatagccagaaaaggaaaataatttttaacatttttatacacTCTTCACAccaattttgttaaatttaggTGCGAATCCACTTTTCCATATGGGTTTAGAGCAACTTGAAAAGATACTATTTTTGTGTTCTTATTCTTGGATTTAGGTTGGTAGTGTGCTATAATCTTTATCATATCCAGGAATGAGGATGGAGAGAGGATTCAGagctatatattttattcattcaattctGAGGCTGAAATAAAAGGACTGGTACCAAGCTAGGGGAAATGTTAAGGGTAGGAGGTAATAAATTGctaaaaaagaagggaaagaacaaagaaatgtgcCAACATATGGAACTAAAATTATTGCAGTTGGCGGTAGAAACCTCTTATGCTATATAGGACAGGCTAGGTGCAAAAAACCTTAATCTGTATTTTGTTTCTGTAGAGCCAATCCCTGTTCTTACCCCTCCCACCAAGAGGGTTGCTAAAACAGATCTGTCCTTCCTTTCCATTATCATCaagataaaaagtaataaaagaatcAGGATTTGGAGAAATCGCTAATTTGTGCTTGAGATGCCAAAAGTACCAAGCATTTTGGGCCATTTAATCACACAGCTCAACAATCATTTTACTTCAAGATTAGATTTAGATTTTACCTATCTTTCCTTATCTTGTCTATCATATGGGTCACTTAGAATCCATTTTGATCTGATGGAAGTATATTGAACACATATTATCAGACCATTATCAGAAATACACTCATCTATGAACATGTTTATTCCATACTACTCATTCTTTCCAGTAATAACATCTGGGAGGTAAAAGAaactgatgagaaaactgaggaccATAAAAATTGGAATGACTTGTCTATGGTCTCTTAGTGACCTTGACACTTTTCAAAGAACATTAGCAATTAGACAAATACAAAAGTATCAACCCCAAAATCAGAGGCAAGGCTTAGAGGGGAGTGGTAGAATTTTTCAGGGAGCCAAACAGAGCACTCTCTTAGGGAATGGTGGTTAAATACTAACAAGCATTTAAGCTcatgtaaaaaatatttcacaatgaaaATGATGTTAATGCTACTTTTACcaataaaactgaaaaggtttttttaaaaaaaatttcagttgtagatggacacaataacttttttttttttaaatcttttaattgtgaatggacctttatttatatgtgttgctggggattgaatccaaagcctcatgcattctaggcaagcaccctaaccactgagcaacaaccccagccctggaaaagaTTTTAATGTAAAGCAATACTCagatttttcattaagaatttatGAACAAATGATACTAATTATAACCTGATCTACAGTTTCAGTGTCCAAAAATGGATTAAATATGGAACAATGGGACAGAAACATCTTCTTAAAAGACTTTAGAacaggaggagggctggggatgtggctcaagtggtaatgtgctcacctggcatgcgcaaggcgctgggtttgatcctcagcaccacataaaaatcaaataaagatgttgtgtcaagtggaccaatggtacagaatagaggacacagagactaatccacaaagttacaactatcttatatttgataaaggggctaaaaacatgcaatggaggaaggatagcatcttcaacaaatggtgctgggaaaattggaaatccatatgcaacaaaatgaaattgaatccct
This portion of the Ictidomys tridecemlineatus isolate mIctTri1 chromosome 4, mIctTri1.hap1, whole genome shotgun sequence genome encodes:
- the Ccdc73 gene encoding coiled-coil domain-containing protein 73, encoding MVFSWNESFLHIELVPVSGEMEQNVQLHLLAKGDYHKQLNEIEKYYATITKQFGLVKENHGKLEQNVQEAIKLNKRLSTLNKNQESEICSLKKELKKIASDLIKSKVTCQYKVEEENINIRIKEQKFEELQERLNMELELNKKINDEITHTEEEKQAIIISFQQMQQLLQQQIQANTEMDAELKMLKENNQTLERDNELQREKVKENEEKFLNLQNEHEKAQGTWKRHVEELIGEINKIKNELSSLKEIHIKFQEHYNKLCCQKKVEEYKKFQNVPEINNENSERTKKSENAIIQKYNSGQEIMEENTKSFYSDAEDREEEEKKDLPIEEIITEGLQLFEKSVRNEIDTTVSQDENQSEISLSKALYLDKDVISQKQTVNVTHCRKSVTAEIKYKVVVEKDNECTEFKAQNNPLLVVDLSTETKKIPLERMEGLDLHHTDIHLEIENNRASFNNVVNETACNRNNKEVSEHKPFEQQFRLHLETQENATGKEIINSAQTKTDLDSSPDIKMIPGQCEKYGSQDSSHIILDDKQCKIKQIQLFNKKSEYSILPFKQTSNIQQICQDTSEKTELIPPCDVVINHLISSAAFDDNVKALKNTDNSISITPTLEKFSSIPGERAVWKNMNDMQNHQFKNCLGYLEDNITISHLQVNDENSHTSQAKDFKTDVHMKTSKEIEFSNESQIDENQITEVTKNDLFLFVNVNETQHMLLNNTEKTESLNGIVSGKMYSEGQLEESDSFHIKPSGDLVNRSGRSTFDLFTSDKKTEKTPVYMNFLDPDPWSKVNQTESQTVNTSTSSIPLLLKERPVGPTENKKRISKIICEKAGVDDDRKDIGPDTTTINRVADTLNNWSIHPDPKGEPSEERNATAKTFYDSSFPTEHVSQLKILPSRP